A section of the Lynx canadensis isolate LIC74 chromosome A1, mLynCan4.pri.v2, whole genome shotgun sequence genome encodes:
- the LOC115510606 gene encoding olfactory receptor 2H1-like — translation MTNKSFPTGFILLGFSEWPHLEMLLFWIVIILYTMIILSNSTIILLSCVDPHLYTPMYFFLSNLSFLDLCFTTTTVPHMLSNLWGPGKIITYTGCVIQLCMLLCLGATECVMLVVMAFDRYIAICQPLHYTIIMDHQFCWKLVLIAWISGLIESVTQIPVTLQLPFCTHHRLDDFLCEVPALIRLTCGDTSASEWQMTVSAVLFTIVPLGLILTSYGYIAQALGKIQSKDGRQKAIATCSSHLIVVFMFYGTVAPVYTYPKNHFASNYSKFFTFFYTVVTPLLNPLIYSLRNKDVKDALIQLLRRGSP, via the coding sequence ATGACCAACAAGAGTTTCCCAACTGGCTTCATTCTTCTTGGTTTCTCTGAATGGCCTCATCTAGAAATGCTTCTTTTCTGGATTGTGATCATCTTGTACACAATGATCATCCTCTCCAACTCAACTATTATCTTGCTTTCTTGTGTGGACCCTCATCTCTACACTCCCATGTACTTCTTTCTTAGCAATCTTTCCTTCTTGGATCTCTGCTTTACCACAACCACTGTTCCCCATATGTTGTCCAACTTGTGGGGACCTGGCAAGATCATCACCTACACAGGCTGTGTCATCCAACTCTGCATGTTACTCTGTCTTGGTGCCACAGAATGTGTCATGTTGGTGGTGATGGCCTTTGATCGTTACATTGCTATCTGCCAACCCCTGCACTATACCATCATCATGGATCATCAGTTCTGTTGGAAGCTGGTGCTAATAGCCTGGATCTCTGGCCTAATAGAATCTGTTACCCAGATTCCTGTCACACTTCAGCTTCCCTTCTGCACCCACCACCGCCTAGATGACTTTCTCTGTGAGGTTCCTGCCCTCATACGCTTGACATGTGGAGACACCTCGGCCAGTGAGTGGCAGATGACAGTCTCTGCTGTTCTTTTCACCATCGTACCACTGGGGTTGATCCTGACTTCTTATGGCTACATAGCTCAAGCTTTAGGTAAAATCCAATCCAAGGATGGCAGACAGAAAGCCATTgccacctgctcctcccacctcaTTGTGGTCTTTATGTTTTATGGAACAGTGGCACCAGTGTATACATACCCTAAGAATCACTTTGCTTCAAATTATAGCAAGTTCTTTACATTCTTCTACACTGTGGTCACACCATTGTTAAATCCGCTCATCTATTCCCTAAggaacaaagatgtaaaagatgcCCTGATACAACTGCTAAGAAGAGGATCACCATAA